A genomic region of Limnohabitans curvus contains the following coding sequences:
- a CDS encoding zinc-dependent alcohol dehydrogenase family protein has product MKIRAAVLNSVGASSPFVESKPLSIEELDLRDPGPGEVLIKLKAAGLCHSDLSVITGVRPRPTPMALGHEASGEVVGLGAGVLDLKVGDLVALVFVPSCGHCMMCMEGRPALCEPGAKANTEGTLLSGARRLYGFGGKPIHHHVGVSAFADHAVVSRRSCVKIEADIDPVEAALFGCAVLTGMGAVVNTAGVKAGNSTAVVGLGGVGFCAVLGALASGARHVIAVDLHESKLNQALSLGATAAFNAKDPDLLKKIQELTKGGVDFAFEFAGSVHAMESAYRMTRRGGTTVTASLPPPGDTWGLQHVNLVAEERTVKGSYVGSCIPERDIPRYVDLYLAGKLPIDKLMGERLTLEQINYGFDRLSTGEAMRDLIVF; this is encoded by the coding sequence ATGAAAATCAGAGCGGCAGTTCTTAACAGCGTGGGTGCGAGTTCTCCTTTTGTGGAGTCAAAGCCTTTGTCCATTGAAGAGTTGGATCTGCGCGATCCAGGTCCAGGCGAAGTGCTGATCAAGCTCAAAGCTGCGGGGCTCTGTCACTCTGATTTGTCTGTGATTACTGGTGTGAGGCCTAGGCCCACGCCCATGGCTTTGGGCCACGAAGCCTCCGGTGAGGTGGTGGGATTGGGTGCGGGCGTTCTCGACTTGAAAGTCGGTGATCTTGTCGCGCTGGTTTTTGTGCCGAGTTGTGGCCACTGCATGATGTGCATGGAAGGCCGTCCTGCTTTGTGTGAGCCTGGTGCCAAAGCCAACACCGAAGGCACGCTGCTCAGTGGCGCGCGTAGGCTGTATGGGTTTGGTGGCAAGCCCATTCATCACCATGTGGGCGTTTCTGCATTTGCTGACCATGCGGTTGTTTCACGCAGATCATGCGTGAAGATTGAAGCCGACATTGATCCGGTCGAGGCTGCATTGTTTGGCTGCGCTGTGTTGACGGGTATGGGCGCTGTGGTGAACACCGCTGGCGTGAAGGCTGGCAACTCGACGGCTGTTGTTGGCTTGGGCGGCGTTGGTTTTTGTGCCGTTTTAGGCGCGTTGGCTTCTGGTGCGCGCCATGTGATTGCGGTGGATCTGCATGAAAGCAAATTGAACCAAGCGCTGAGCCTGGGTGCCACCGCTGCATTCAATGCCAAAGATCCTGATTTGTTGAAAAAAATCCAAGAGCTCACCAAAGGCGGCGTTGATTTCGCCTTTGAGTTTGCAGGCTCTGTGCATGCCATGGAGTCCGCTTACCGGATGACACGACGTGGTGGAACCACTGTCACGGCAAGCCTGCCGCCTCCGGGCGATACCTGGGGTTTGCAACATGTAAACTTGGTCGCAGAAGAGCGAACCGTCAAAGGTAGCTATGTGGGTTCTTGCATCCCCGAGCGAGACATTCCTCGCTATGTAGACCTCTACTTGGCAGGAAAACTTCCCATCGATAAGTTAATGGGTGAGCGACTGACCCTTGAGCAGATCAACTATGGTTTTGATCGATTGAGTACGGGTGAGGCGATGAGAGATTTGATTGTCTTTTGA
- a CDS encoding tripartite tricarboxylate transporter substrate binding protein BugD, with amino-acid sequence MTKIKTLLTACALACGLAHAQTYPDKSITMVVPFAAGGPTDVVARMMAIPMGKSLGQPVVVENVNGAGGTIGATKVARATPNGYTIFLHHMGMSTAPALYNKLNFDPLTDFEYIGQVLDVPMTLLARKDIPANNLQELIAYIKANESKVSLADAGLGAVSNLCGLMFKSAIGVNINTIPYKGTGPAMNDLLGGQVDILCDQTTQTVPMIKDGRVKVFGVTTLKRLAALPNVPTLDEQGLKGFEVKVWHGMYAPKGTPAPVLKKLNTAMRFAMADPTIKQRLADLSSDIPSADKMTADGLKDHLKLEINKWGPIIRKAGVSAD; translated from the coding sequence ATGACAAAAATCAAAACACTGCTGACCGCTTGTGCTTTGGCATGTGGCTTGGCCCACGCCCAAACTTACCCAGACAAGTCCATCACCATGGTCGTGCCTTTCGCCGCAGGTGGCCCCACCGATGTGGTGGCTCGCATGATGGCCATTCCAATGGGCAAATCTTTGGGCCAACCGGTGGTGGTGGAAAACGTCAACGGTGCCGGCGGCACGATTGGTGCCACCAAGGTCGCTCGTGCAACGCCCAACGGCTACACCATCTTCTTGCACCACATGGGCATGTCGACAGCGCCTGCGCTTTACAACAAGCTCAACTTCGACCCCCTGACTGATTTCGAATATATCGGGCAAGTGCTGGATGTGCCGATGACACTGTTGGCTCGTAAAGATATTCCTGCCAACAACTTGCAAGAGTTGATTGCCTACATCAAAGCCAATGAAAGCAAAGTGTCCTTGGCCGATGCAGGTTTGGGTGCTGTGTCTAACTTGTGCGGTTTGATGTTCAAAAGCGCGATTGGCGTGAATATCAACACCATCCCCTACAAAGGCACAGGCCCTGCCATGAACGATTTGTTGGGTGGCCAAGTAGACATCTTGTGTGACCAAACGACGCAAACTGTGCCGATGATCAAAGACGGCCGTGTCAAAGTGTTTGGCGTGACCACGCTCAAGCGCTTGGCTGCATTGCCCAATGTGCCAACCTTGGATGAGCAAGGCTTGAAAGGCTTTGAGGTGAAGGTGTGGCACGGCATGTATGCGCCCAAAGGCACGCCAGCGCCTGTGTTGAAAAAACTCAACACAGCGATGCGCTTTGCCATGGCTGATCCCACCATCAAGCAGCGATTGGCTGATTTGAGTTCAGACATCCCGTCCGCAGACAAGATGACCGCCGATGGTTTGAAAGATCACCTCAAGTTGGAAATCAACAAGTGGGGCCCCATCATCCGAAAAGCGGGTGTCTCAGCGGATTGA
- a CDS encoding LysR family transcriptional regulator: MLPDNDSLALFVKAAECGSLTKAAEVSHMSLGAASRRIALLEHKFKTILFERTSKGIHLTPAGAALVHYAKDLLVDLNKMQSEMSAFEAGNKGVLRVLASTSSMAQCLPEDLALFSKAHPDYKLIVHEAWSNEITQSILAAEADVGIIMKGAFTAGLDVFDYRTDHLAALFRSDHPLAHKDNFSFSDVLDYDLIGLEGSANLMKLLTMEATNLGKTMKLRVEVRSFEAVLKMVQSGLGVGLLPKDVGLSKAASGDVVCRPLPEPWAVRQMLICTRQGQSKNLALTNFLSTLLGSIPKAA; this comes from the coding sequence ATGCTTCCAGATAATGATTCATTAGCGTTGTTTGTGAAAGCTGCCGAGTGTGGCAGCCTCACCAAAGCAGCCGAGGTCTCGCACATGAGTCTTGGCGCTGCGAGCCGCCGCATCGCGTTGCTTGAGCACAAATTCAAAACCATTCTTTTTGAGCGCACCTCCAAAGGCATTCACCTCACCCCTGCAGGGGCTGCGCTGGTGCACTATGCCAAAGATCTTTTGGTCGACCTCAACAAAATGCAATCGGAAATGAGCGCATTTGAGGCAGGCAACAAAGGCGTGCTGCGCGTTTTGGCTTCGACATCGTCCATGGCGCAATGCTTGCCAGAAGACTTGGCGCTTTTTTCAAAAGCCCACCCTGATTACAAGCTGATTGTTCACGAGGCGTGGAGCAACGAGATCACGCAGTCCATCCTTGCTGCCGAAGCCGATGTGGGCATCATCATGAAGGGCGCGTTCACGGCGGGATTGGATGTGTTTGACTATCGAACCGATCACCTGGCCGCACTGTTTCGAAGCGACCATCCTTTGGCTCACAAAGACAACTTCAGTTTCAGTGACGTGCTTGACTACGACCTCATCGGACTAGAGGGCAGCGCCAATTTGATGAAGCTCTTGACGATGGAGGCGACCAATCTAGGGAAGACGATGAAGTTGCGTGTTGAAGTGCGCAGCTTTGAGGCTGTTTTGAAAATGGTTCAGTCTGGGCTAGGCGTTGGCTTGCTGCCCAAAGATGTGGGTTTGTCCAAGGCTGCGAGTGGTGATGTGGTTTGCCGCCCCTTGCCCGAACCTTGGGCCGTGCGACAAATGCTGATTTGTACGCGTCAGGGGCAATCTAAAAATCTTGCCCTGACGAATTTCTTGTCAACTTTATTGGGCAGTATTCCCAAAGCAGCTTGA
- the nth gene encoding endonuclease III — MKTQHIEPFFATLKAANPQPNTELEYTSVFELLSAVLLSAQATDVGVNKATRKLFAVANTPQQILDLGLDGLEHYIKTIGLYHSKAKHLMQTCRILVEQHQGFVPRTREALEALPGVGRKTANVVLNVAFGEPTMAVDTHIFRVGNRTGLAPGKTTLAVEMQLMKRIPPQYLVDAHHWLILHGRYVCQARKPLCWQCGVSEFCSFKPKTQKAT; from the coding sequence ATGAAAACACAGCACATTGAGCCTTTTTTTGCGACGCTGAAAGCAGCCAATCCGCAGCCCAATACCGAGTTGGAATATACCAGCGTGTTCGAGTTACTCAGCGCTGTGTTGCTCAGCGCACAAGCCACCGACGTGGGGGTGAACAAGGCCACGCGCAAGCTGTTTGCGGTGGCCAACACACCGCAGCAAATTTTGGATTTGGGCCTCGATGGCCTAGAGCACTACATCAAGACGATTGGCCTGTACCACAGCAAAGCCAAACATCTGATGCAGACCTGCCGCATCTTGGTAGAACAACACCAAGGCTTCGTACCGCGCACACGCGAAGCGCTCGAAGCCCTGCCTGGCGTGGGTCGAAAAACGGCCAACGTGGTGCTGAACGTGGCATTTGGCGAACCCACCATGGCGGTGGACACGCACATTTTTCGCGTAGGCAACCGCACGGGCTTAGCGCCTGGCAAAACGACGCTGGCGGTGGAAATGCAACTGATGAAGCGCATCCCGCCACAGTACTTGGTCGATGCACACCACTGGCTCATCTTGCATGGGCGCTATGTGTGCCAAGCGCGCAAGCCGCTGTGCTGGCAGTGTGGTGTGTCTGAGTTTTGCAGCTTCAAGCCTAAAACACAAAAGGCCACCTGA